A single Methanotorris formicicus Mc-S-70 DNA region contains:
- the atwA gene encoding methyl coenzyme M reductase system, component A2, giving the protein MLLLEVKNVSKVYGDNVVLKNINFELREGEVLGILGKSGAGKSVLLHMLRGMDGYEPTEGQIIYHVSICPKCGYVDVPSKEGEKCKCGGTFEKITVDFWNDKKYTYNLKKKIAIMLQRTFALYGEKSVIENILESLSNVGYEGSEAIDYALKLIKMVKLEHRVTHIARDLSGGEKQRVVLARQIAKEPFIFLADEPTGTLDPQTAKLVHDALKNLVIDKNIAMVITSHWPEVIAELAQRAIWLEKGEIKMQGSAEEIVNEFMKTVTEFKKFEDVEIKDEIIKLENIEKKYCSVERGIVKAVDGVTLTINEREIFGLVGLSGAGKTTLSKIIAGVLPPSKGKYFFRLGDEWIDMTKPGPMHRGRVKRYIGILYQEYTLYPHRTILYNLTESIGLELPGEFARMKAIHVLTSVGFSEEEAEAILEKYPKELSVGERHRVALAQVLIREPHVVILDEPTGTMDPITRNTVAESIHKSRVELDQTYIIVSHDMDFVMNVCDRAALMRNGKIVKLGKPEEIVKILTEEEKEEMFGH; this is encoded by the coding sequence ATGCTATTGTTGGAAGTAAAAAATGTTTCAAAGGTTTATGGGGATAACGTAGTACTTAAAAATATAAACTTTGAACTCAGAGAAGGAGAGGTTTTAGGTATTTTAGGGAAAAGTGGTGCTGGGAAATCAGTTCTATTGCACATGTTGAGAGGAATGGATGGTTATGAGCCAACAGAAGGACAAATAATCTATCACGTCTCAATATGTCCTAAATGTGGATATGTTGATGTTCCATCAAAAGAAGGAGAAAAATGTAAGTGTGGAGGAACTTTTGAAAAAATAACCGTTGATTTTTGGAATGATAAGAAATACACATACAACTTAAAGAAAAAAATTGCCATCATGCTTCAAAGAACCTTTGCTTTATATGGAGAAAAGTCAGTTATTGAAAATATCTTAGAATCCCTTTCCAATGTTGGATATGAAGGAAGTGAAGCGATAGATTATGCGTTAAAATTAATCAAAATGGTTAAGTTGGAGCATAGGGTAACACATATTGCAAGAGATTTAAGTGGTGGAGAAAAGCAGAGAGTTGTTTTGGCAAGGCAAATTGCAAAAGAACCATTCATATTCCTTGCTGATGAACCAACAGGAACACTCGATCCGCAAACCGCTAAGTTAGTGCACGATGCATTGAAGAATTTAGTTATAGATAAGAATATAGCGATGGTTATCACATCCCACTGGCCAGAGGTTATTGCAGAACTTGCTCAAAGGGCAATTTGGCTTGAGAAGGGAGAAATTAAGATGCAGGGTAGTGCTGAAGAGATTGTAAATGAATTCATGAAAACGGTCACTGAATTTAAGAAATTTGAGGATGTTGAGATTAAAGATGAGATAATAAAACTTGAAAATATTGAGAAAAAATACTGTTCAGTTGAAAGAGGTATTGTTAAGGCAGTTGATGGGGTAACTTTAACAATAAACGAAAGGGAGATATTTGGTCTTGTTGGTTTAAGTGGAGCAGGAAAAACAACACTATCAAAAATCATTGCTGGGGTTTTACCTCCATCAAAAGGCAAATACTTCTTCAGGTTGGGAGATGAATGGATCGACATGACAAAACCAGGACCAATGCATAGAGGGAGAGTTAAGAGATATATAGGGATTTTGTATCAGGAATATACCCTATACCCACACAGAACTATCTTATACAACTTAACTGAGTCCATTGGTTTAGAGTTACCTGGGGAATTTGCAAGGATGAAGGCAATTCACGTATTAACATCAGTTGGGTTTTCTGAGGAGGAGGCAGAGGCAATACTCGAGAAATATCCAAAAGAATTGAGTGTTGGGGAAAGGCATAGGGTTGCATTAGCACAGGTCTTAATTAGGGAGCCGCACGTTGTTATCTTAGATGAGCCAACAGGAACTATGGATCCTATTACAAGAAACACTGTTGCAGAGTCAATCCATAAATCAAGAGTCGAATTAGATCAAACATACATCATCGTTTCCCACGATATGGACTTTGTTATGAATGTTTGTGATAGGGCAGCATTGATGAGAAATGGTAAAATTGTAAAACTTGGAAAACCAGAAGAAATAGTTAAAATATTAACAGAAGAAGAAAAAGAAGAAATGTTTGGGCATTAA
- a CDS encoding fumarylacetoacetate hydrolase family protein, which produces MDIKEIKPTKIICVGLNYIDHAKELNMEIPEEPVIFMKPTSSIIYHEDTIIKPKISKRVDYEVELAVIIGKKGKNIKKEEADDYIMGYTILNDVTARDLQQKDGQWTRAKSFDTFCPIGPRIVKDIDPMNLNIECRVNGEIKQKSNTKNMIFDVYELVEFVSSIMTLYSGDIISTGTPPGVGELKKGDIVECEIEGMGILRNYVDE; this is translated from the coding sequence ATGGATATAAAGGAGATTAAACCAACAAAAATTATCTGCGTTGGGTTAAATTACATCGACCATGCAAAGGAACTAAACATGGAAATCCCAGAAGAGCCGGTAATATTCATGAAACCAACATCATCAATAATCTATCATGAAGACACAATAATAAAACCCAAAATTTCAAAAAGAGTGGATTATGAGGTTGAATTAGCAGTGATTATTGGGAAAAAAGGAAAAAACATTAAAAAAGAAGAGGCAGATGATTATATAATGGGATATACAATATTAAATGACGTAACAGCAAGAGATTTACAACAAAAAGATGGACAATGGACAAGAGCAAAATCATTCGACACCTTCTGCCCAATAGGTCCAAGAATAGTTAAGGATATTGATCCAATGAATTTAAATATTGAATGCAGAGTAAATGGGGAAATAAAGCAAAAATCAAACACCAAAAACATGATTTTTGACGTTTATGAATTGGTTGAATTTGTATCTTCAATAATGACACTCTACTCTGGAGATATTATCTCAACTGGAACTCCACCAGGAGTTGGAGAACTTAAAAAAGGGGATATTGTTGAGTGTGAGATTGAAGGCATGGGAATTTTAAGAAATTATGTTGATGAATAA
- a CDS encoding WD40 repeat domain-containing protein, which yields MGILKLMVLLVTLCSFGCILTEFSPEWVYGIDAHADVLSITPDGEYIVVGSGGTPENWICCLNKKGNVLWKYHLLGEDNLSYGYKIQDIKISNNGEYVVASIEYSGKFGIRNNTIYIFNKDGKVVRKYPIKNGLTMISISSDGKYIFAGIDMHCCFIDKDRGILWDYETNDLINSVDITPNGNYAVAGSCDGNIYVFNKSGLLWKYQTNGSVETVSINPNTKLIGAGGQDTYIYLFNYNGTLLNKRSLNYSVYYIKLTDNNIIAYNCMKIYCLNKNLDVLWSYGGNSYYINFIDTTLNGSYIVLYNDYVDCPFLMSNHEGLYVINSTGNVVWYYPADYYVDSVKITDDGKYVVASIGGKIYFFDNQKCIKSYNPNSNTMVGLINNDLIYIIYIIMVVLAGLIFLLILVLCLIKLEKKQKNRQ from the coding sequence ATGGGAATTTTAAAACTAATGGTTTTATTGGTTACTTTATGTTCTTTTGGATGTATTCTTACTGAATTTAGTCCAGAATGGGTGTATGGTATAGATGCGCATGCCGATGTTTTGTCAATTACTCCAGATGGGGAATACATTGTTGTGGGATCTGGAGGAACACCTGAAAACTGGATATGTTGCCTTAACAAAAAAGGGAATGTTTTGTGGAAATATCACTTATTGGGGGAGGATAATTTATCTTATGGATATAAGATCCAAGATATAAAGATATCAAATAATGGGGAGTATGTGGTTGCATCAATAGAGTATAGTGGTAAGTTTGGAATTAGAAACAACACTATCTATATTTTCAATAAGGACGGGAAGGTTGTAAGAAAATATCCCATTAAAAATGGATTAACAATGATTTCTATATCCTCAGATGGAAAATACATATTTGCAGGAATTGATATGCACTGTTGCTTTATAGATAAAGATAGGGGGATTTTATGGGATTATGAAACTAACGACTTAATAAACTCGGTGGATATAACCCCAAATGGTAACTATGCGGTTGCAGGCAGTTGTGATGGTAACATTTATGTATTCAACAAATCTGGGTTGTTGTGGAAATATCAAACGAACGGTAGTGTTGAGACAGTTTCAATAAATCCAAATACCAAACTTATTGGTGCTGGGGGACAGGATACATACATCTATCTCTTCAATTACAATGGAACTTTATTGAATAAAAGGAGTTTAAATTATAGTGTATATTACATCAAATTAACAGATAATAATATTATAGCATACAACTGCATGAAGATATATTGCTTAAATAAAAATTTGGACGTTTTATGGAGTTATGGGGGTAACTCATATTATATAAATTTCATAGACACTACACTTAATGGAAGTTATATAGTATTATATAACGACTATGTGGATTGCCCATTCCTTATGAGTAATCATGAAGGATTGTATGTGATAAATAGCACTGGAAATGTTGTGTGGTACTATCCTGCAGATTATTATGTGGATAGTGTTAAGATAACAGATGATGGTAAGTATGTTGTTGCATCGATAGGTGGTAAGATATACTTCTTTGATAATCAAAAATGCATAAAAAGTTACAATCCAAACAGTAATACAATGGTTGGTTTAATAAACAACGATTTAATTTATATCATATACATTATAATGGTCGTATTGGCAGGATTGATTTTCTTGTTGATTTTAGTTTTATGTTTGATTAAGTTAGAAAAGAAACAGAAAAATAGACAATAA
- the hpt gene encoding hypoxanthine/guanine phosphoribosyltransferase — MLLEETLKSCPIVKRGKYEYFIHPISDGVPIVNPELLREVAIRIIKEVDFENIDKMVTAEAMGIPLVTTLSLYTDVPYVIMRKREYKLEGEIPVHQETGYSKGQLYLNGIEEGDRVLIVDDVISTGGTMIAIINALKRAGAEVKDIVCVIERGEGKKIVEKKTGHKIKTLVKLDVKDGKVMIL; from the coding sequence ATGTTATTAGAAGAGACCTTAAAATCATGCCCAATAGTAAAAAGAGGGAAGTATGAATACTTCATCCATCCAATATCTGATGGAGTTCCTATTGTAAATCCAGAATTGCTTAGGGAGGTTGCTATAAGGATAATAAAGGAAGTTGACTTTGAAAATATTGATAAAATGGTGACTGCAGAGGCTATGGGGATTCCATTGGTTACAACACTCTCCCTATACACGGATGTTCCCTATGTAATTATGAGAAAGAGGGAGTATAAATTAGAAGGGGAAATCCCAGTTCACCAAGAAACTGGATACAGCAAAGGGCAACTATATCTAAATGGAATTGAGGAAGGAGATAGGGTTTTGATTGTTGATGATGTTATCTCAACTGGAGGAACGATGATTGCAATAATAAACGCATTAAAAAGGGCAGGTGCTGAGGTAAAGGACATTGTATGTGTTATTGAAAGAGGGGAGGGGAAGAAAATTGTTGAAAAGAAAACAGGGCATAAAATCAAAACATTGGTTAAGTTGGATGTCAAGGATGGAAAGGTTATGATTTTGTAA
- a CDS encoding M20 family metallo-hydrolase has protein sequence MRDIVEETIRISSNLIKINSVNPTFGGKGEKEKAEYVLNKLNEYIKKYNIENHSIKTYNVVDKYGIERPNIVAKFDFGKEKTLHIISHLDTVPEGDLSLWETNPYEPVVKDGMIYGRGSEDNHKAIVSSFLLLKMIFESNISPKYNLSLIFVSDEEDGSEYGLKYLLDNYEKEIFKKDDLIIVPDFGTPEGNYIEIAEKSILWIKFKIKGKQCHGSMPDDGINADILMFNFANELYKKLYEKYNNKDDIFSPPQSTFEPTVIVNNVENTNTIPGYVEVCFDCRILPDYDVDEVLKFIEEYIDDFKKNIDKYLILYDKKNEDDVEIAYEILKKEKSQRTKEDSTVVLELKDAIKKVLNKEPKLCGMGGGTVAAFLREKGYDTVVWGIGKETAHQPNEHIKIEDLIKMAEIFYEILKA, from the coding sequence ATGAGGGATATTGTAGAAGAAACTATAAGGATATCATCCAATTTAATCAAAATAAATTCAGTAAATCCAACATTTGGAGGAAAAGGAGAGAAAGAAAAGGCGGAATATGTATTGAACAAATTAAATGAATATATCAAAAAATACAACATAGAAAACCACTCCATAAAAACATACAACGTTGTGGATAAATATGGTATAGAGAGGCCGAATATTGTTGCAAAATTTGATTTTGGAAAAGAAAAGACCTTACATATTATTTCTCACCTCGATACGGTTCCAGAAGGGGATTTAAGTTTATGGGAAACCAATCCTTATGAGCCAGTTGTAAAAGATGGCATGATATATGGGAGGGGAAGTGAAGATAACCATAAGGCAATCGTTTCTTCATTTTTGCTGTTGAAGATGATTTTTGAAAGTAATATTTCCCCAAAATACAATTTATCTTTAATATTTGTGTCTGATGAGGAGGATGGCAGTGAGTATGGGTTAAAATATCTATTAGATAATTATGAAAAAGAGATATTCAAAAAGGATGATTTAATAATTGTCCCAGATTTTGGTACACCAGAAGGAAACTACATTGAGATTGCAGAGAAAAGCATATTATGGATTAAATTTAAAATAAAAGGAAAGCAGTGCCATGGAAGTATGCCAGATGATGGGATTAACGCAGATATCTTAATGTTTAACTTTGCAAATGAACTTTATAAAAAATTATATGAAAAATATAACAATAAGGATGACATTTTTTCTCCACCACAATCAACGTTTGAACCAACGGTTATTGTAAATAATGTAGAAAACACCAATACAATCCCGGGATATGTTGAGGTTTGCTTCGATTGTAGGATTTTGCCAGATTATGATGTAGATGAGGTTTTGAAATTTATTGAGGAATATATTGATGATTTTAAGAAAAATATTGATAAATACCTCATCCTTTACGATAAAAAGAATGAGGATGATGTTGAGATTGCCTATGAAATACTTAAAAAAGAAAAATCTCAAAGAACAAAAGAAGATTCCACAGTAGTTTTAGAGTTAAAGGATGCCATAAAAAAGGTTTTAAATAAAGAACCAAAACTTTGTGGAATGGGTGGAGGAACAGTGGCAGCATTTTTAAGAGAGAAGGGATATGATACAGTAGTTTGGGGCATTGGTAAGGAAACGGCACATCAACCAAACGAACATATAAAAATAGAGGATCTAATAAAAATGGCAGAGATATTTTATGAAATTTTGAAAGCATAA
- a CDS encoding DUF1847 domain-containing protein, whose amino-acid sequence MRCARCNKKDCSNGKNCKDDILENVMEEYKKEENLKIAKVASFIEGNFYMKKTRLEEIIEFCKMMDYKRIGIAFCIGLEREAKILDEILSKSFDVYSVCCKVCGVDKDEFGLTYINKNQKETMCNPIAQALILNEKKTDLNIILGLCIGHDILFQKYSNAPTTTFAVKDRVLAHNPLGVIYSGYYLKRF is encoded by the coding sequence ATGAGATGTGCAAGATGCAATAAAAAGGATTGCTCAAATGGAAAAAACTGCAAAGATGATATTTTAGAGAATGTTATGGAGGAATATAAAAAAGAAGAAAACTTAAAAATAGCAAAAGTTGCTTCTTTTATCGAAGGAAATTTCTACATGAAAAAAACAAGGTTAGAGGAGATTATTGAATTTTGTAAAATGATGGATTATAAAAGAATCGGTATTGCCTTTTGCATTGGATTAGAAAGAGAAGCAAAAATTTTAGATGAAATACTATCCAAGAGTTTTGATGTTTATTCTGTCTGTTGTAAGGTTTGTGGTGTTGATAAGGATGAATTTGGACTAACCTACATTAATAAAAATCAAAAAGAAACCATGTGCAATCCAATCGCTCAAGCATTAATTTTAAATGAAAAAAAGACAGATTTAAATATTATTTTGGGACTTTGTATTGGGCATGACATCCTATTTCAAAAATACTCCAACGCCCCAACAACAACCTTTGCAGTTAAGGACAGGGTTCTCGCTCACAATCCTTTAGGGGTTATTTATAGTGGATATTATTTGAAAAGATTTTGA
- a CDS encoding ATP-binding protein, whose product MKFYNREKELNYLKTYVQLEPNSILFVYGPKSSGKSTVMLRVIEELSKREDLIFFYYDLRKYATPTKEEFLKIFFEKSDKKYLLNKLEINLGICKFGVEENFDFNNLSLNDVFDKINESINAVVKDGKKPVLIIDELQKLKNIYFNGNGKGDKSLLSELFNLFVHLTKVRHLCHVICLTSDTLFIDEIYRNSTLKNASEYYLIDWLRKGSIRNILKEEGFNEEEINYCLDYLSLPYEISQLINNKKLGVSVEETIKQWINVEADGLRFLIANMPEDLDENKINEILNKFKNNIKVRDYEIIKRDLIKEVKFLIENEILFYDVINGIIKPTSIIEWYAIKEVI is encoded by the coding sequence ATGAAATTCTACAATAGAGAAAAAGAACTCAACTACTTAAAAACTTATGTTCAATTAGAACCAAACTCTATATTGTTTGTTTATGGTCCTAAATCATCTGGAAAATCAACAGTTATGCTAAGGGTTATTGAAGAGTTATCTAAGAGAGAAGATTTAATATTTTTTTATTACGATTTAAGAAAATATGCAACACCAACAAAGGAAGAGTTTTTAAAAATATTTTTTGAAAAGTCGGATAAAAAATATCTTCTCAATAAGTTGGAGATTAATTTAGGAATCTGCAAATTCGGAGTAGAGGAGAATTTTGATTTTAACAACTTATCTTTGAATGATGTTTTTGATAAGATAAATGAGAGTATAAATGCTGTTGTTAAAGATGGGAAGAAGCCAGTTTTAATAATAGATGAATTGCAGAAGTTAAAAAATATCTATTTCAATGGAAATGGCAAAGGAGATAAGTCCTTGTTGAGTGAGTTGTTTAATCTCTTTGTTCATTTAACTAAAGTTAGGCATCTATGCCATGTTATTTGTTTAACATCTGATACTTTGTTTATTGATGAAATATATAGAAATTCAACTTTAAAAAATGCTTCTGAATATTATTTAATTGATTGGTTGAGAAAAGGGAGTATAAGAAATATCTTAAAAGAAGAGGGATTTAATGAGGAAGAAATAAACTATTGCTTAGATTATCTATCATTACCTTATGAAATCTCCCAATTGATAAATAATAAAAAATTAGGCGTTTCAGTTGAAGAAACAATAAAACAATGGATTAATGTTGAAGCAGATGGGTTAAGGTTTTTAATAGCAAACATGCCAGAAGATTTGGATGAAAATAAAATAAATGAGATTTTAAACAAATTTAAAAACAACATTAAAGTTAGGGATTATGAAATAATAAAAAGAGACCTCATCAAAGAAGTTAAGTTTTTAATTGAGAATGAGATTTTGTTTTATGATGTGATTAATGGCATAATCAAACCAACTTCAATAATAGAGTGGTATGCTATTAAAGAAGTCATCTAA
- a CDS encoding DUF499 domain-containing protein produces the protein MQKLKVWEDVLDETLDMQVAPELGDVVNKTAHKIYTEPEEFFKRTYFTDSMVQILSRLLNTLSGEERHNIFLIYSLFGGGKTHTILTIYHAINNPESLINENTLKDYPEDKKEKIKSIGLKLKDLQNQNIKILPIYGKGKLGQPSNPLNFEPYKIKTLWGYIGHCLGKYALVENDDKNLTVPTIDTIRELLKGNKVVFLVDEIVHYIDNLYNSGNEDDRRYAKNICKFFDALSTALIGTDSVMILTLPMEKDGEKVEKGYNKEIVLSLHRAVERVGGAELYSPLRTEGISGGEIVEILKKRIFENIDNDFKEKIIEKYREAYANTDIFGRFEENLSKTYPFHPEYIATLRTIVERGNLQKTRDMVRITRIVVRNLLQEDEFPTLIMPYHINPRNEKLKGILFGKNQIFADYGGAVLDVDLSLEKFKRFSKPELAEVILRYIFLKTYPYDSPTPLEGFPKKDSIARAVYEINFFEKHALQLTDIPNIISEIEKSSSFIYLNKKDEIFWFWRVANVSQMVESKKEELLTLNIVSVHKKLEEFVKKFAVEGKGLKTKKIGNNITFFKKNDIIVSRDPQEFQDDEDYKLQILIRDDVDKSTLYRIIYQYGTGTRTYRNTITVCYADKVLNKLLEITARIIACDKVKGDIKAKYKSYGEEVVQIQTNMVRSIEDDAKAEFDEFVANTFKKIAYPKDNDVEIVDATPTSKSILENVYSTLVEWGKIPSNLTFEGLMYNLNEVNITFDKPIMFSELRSIIRTNTKLPFITDEQLKGAIKEGVEDLKIGIESDGKVLFKRIYPNVPNHDEAGVPIPDIKENDIILPKIKALNKQINQILKDERDEVVDNKYIKVWYEVHISDSESLPLRELVEETEEGFVVKPEFVDLLINGYIVRKTEEKIIGERNEFSLKIDRHNIEGKPGEDVSVKVVITPLKGSGFEVNLEVEEGELDVSYGKAPYETTWHVKIPEVKKTYEIKAVSEDGVVKTDKITLTPRTDIVEVHELSENLKGGILLEIKGIKSYDDLNIIPENLDAKVRGGFIIENDEYFKANFNNLSLDVVKYLIEEIEGVMGHKPNLNVEVTFVDGVKIDDLIFEKLRSLNKKVVFKIKKC, from the coding sequence ATGCAAAAATTAAAAGTTTGGGAGGATGTTTTAGATGAGACCTTAGATATGCAAGTTGCTCCTGAATTAGGAGATGTTGTAAATAAAACAGCCCATAAAATTTATACAGAACCAGAAGAATTCTTTAAAAGAACTTACTTTACTGACTCTATGGTGCAAATACTTAGTAGGTTATTAAATACCTTAAGTGGAGAAGAAAGACACAATATATTCTTGATATACTCTCTTTTTGGGGGAGGGAAAACTCATACAATATTAACAATATATCATGCAATTAACAATCCTGAATCTCTTATAAATGAAAATACTCTAAAAGATTATCCTGAAGATAAAAAAGAAAAGATAAAAAGCATTGGATTAAAATTAAAAGACCTTCAAAATCAAAACATAAAAATACTTCCAATATATGGAAAAGGAAAATTAGGACAGCCAAGCAATCCATTAAACTTTGAACCCTACAAAATCAAAACATTATGGGGATACATAGGGCATTGTTTAGGAAAATATGCACTTGTTGAAAACGATGACAAAAACTTAACAGTCCCTACCATAGACACAATTAGAGAGCTTTTAAAAGGAAATAAAGTGGTGTTTTTAGTTGATGAGATTGTTCATTATATAGATAATTTATACAACAGTGGAAATGAAGATGATAGAAGATATGCAAAAAATATCTGCAAGTTTTTTGATGCTCTATCCACTGCTTTAATTGGGACTGATAGTGTAATGATTCTAACTTTACCAATGGAAAAAGATGGAGAAAAAGTTGAAAAAGGATATAATAAGGAAATAGTTCTTTCTCTCCATAGGGCAGTTGAGAGAGTTGGAGGGGCTGAGCTTTATTCTCCATTGAGAACAGAAGGTATTTCAGGAGGAGAAATTGTTGAAATTTTAAAGAAAAGGATTTTTGAAAACATAGATAATGACTTTAAAGAAAAAATAATTGAGAAATACAGAGAAGCTTATGCAAACACTGACATATTTGGAAGATTTGAAGAAAATTTATCAAAAACATATCCTTTCCATCCAGAGTATATAGCAACATTAAGAACTATTGTTGAAAGAGGTAACTTGCAAAAAACAAGGGATATGGTTAGAATAACAAGAATTGTTGTAAGAAACTTATTACAGGAAGATGAGTTTCCAACCTTAATAATGCCATATCACATAAATCCAAGAAATGAAAAACTAAAAGGGATATTGTTTGGAAAAAATCAAATATTTGCTGACTATGGAGGAGCAGTGTTGGATGTGGATTTATCCCTTGAAAAATTCAAAAGATTTTCAAAACCAGAATTGGCAGAGGTTATTTTGAGGTATATATTCTTAAAAACCTATCCTTATGATTCTCCAACACCACTTGAAGGATTTCCAAAAAAAGATAGTATTGCAAGGGCTGTTTATGAAATCAACTTCTTTGAAAAACATGCATTGCAATTAACCGATATTCCAAACATTATAAGTGAGATTGAAAAAAGCTCATCATTCATATATTTAAACAAAAAGGATGAAATCTTCTGGTTTTGGAGAGTTGCAAATGTATCTCAAATGGTTGAAAGCAAAAAAGAAGAGTTGCTCACGCTCAATATAGTTAGTGTTCATAAGAAACTTGAAGAATTTGTTAAAAAATTTGCTGTTGAAGGAAAGGGTCTAAAGACTAAAAAAATTGGAAATAATATAACATTTTTCAAAAAGAATGATATTATAGTGTCAAGAGACCCACAAGAATTCCAAGATGATGAGGATTATAAATTGCAAATACTCATAAGAGATGATGTTGATAAATCCACACTTTACAGGATAATCTACCAATATGGAACTGGAACGAGAACATATAGAAATACAATAACTGTTTGCTATGCAGATAAAGTCCTAAACAAATTACTTGAAATAACTGCCCGTATAATTGCCTGTGATAAAGTAAAAGGAGACATTAAAGCAAAATATAAATCTTATGGAGAGGAAGTAGTTCAAATACAAACAAATATGGTAAGAAGTATTGAAGATGATGCAAAGGCAGAGTTTGATGAATTTGTAGCAAATACATTTAAAAAAATTGCATATCCTAAAGATAATGATGTAGAGATTGTTGATGCCACTCCAACATCCAAGTCAATACTTGAAAACGTGTATTCCACATTAGTTGAGTGGGGAAAAATCCCATCCAATCTAACTTTTGAAGGTCTTATGTATAATTTAAATGAAGTAAATATAACTTTTGATAAACCGATAATGTTTTCAGAACTTAGAAGCATTATTAGAACAAATACAAAACTTCCATTTATTACTGATGAGCAATTAAAAGGGGCGATAAAAGAAGGTGTTGAAGATTTAAAAATTGGTATTGAGAGTGATGGAAAAGTTCTATTCAAAAGAATCTATCCAAATGTCCCAAATCATGATGAAGCAGGAGTTCCTATCCCCGATATAAAAGAAAATGACATAATCTTGCCTAAAATAAAGGCATTAAACAAACAAATAAATCAGATTTTAAAAGATGAAAGGGATGAAGTTGTTGATAACAAGTATATAAAAGTTTGGTATGAAGTTCATATTTCAGATTCTGAGTCATTGCCATTAAGAGAACTTGTTGAAGAGACAGAAGAGGGCTTTGTAGTTAAACCTGAGTTTGTAGATTTATTGATAAATGGCTACATAGTAAGAAAAACTGAAGAAAAGATTATTGGAGAAAGAAATGAATTCTCTTTAAAGATAGATAGGCACAATATTGAAGGAAAACCTGGAGAAGATGTGAGTGTAAAAGTAGTAATAACTCCATTAAAAGGTAGTGGTTTTGAAGTAAACCTTGAAGTTGAAGAAGGAGAATTGGATGTAAGTTATGGAAAAGCTCCTTATGAAACAACATGGCACGTCAAAATCCCCGAAGTCAAGAAAACTTATGAGATAAAGGCAGTATCAGAAGATGGTGTTGTAAAAACTGATAAAATAACCCTTACCCCAAGAACTGATATTGTAGAAGTTCATGAATTATCTGAAAACTTAAAGGGTGGCATATTATTAGAAATAAAGGGCATCAAATCCTATGATGATTTAAACATTATCCCTGAAAACTTGGATGCCAAAGTTAGAGGAGGATTTATTATTGAAAACGATGAATACTTTAAAGCAAATTTCAATAATTTATCTCTCGATGTTGTAAAGTATCTTATTGAAGAGATAGAGGGGGTTATGGGTCATAAGCCAAATTTAAATGTTGAGGTTACTTTTGTAGATGGTGTGAAAATTGATGATTTGATATTTGAGAAACTCAGAAGTTTAAATAAAAAAGTAGTGTTCAAAATTAAGAAATGCTAA
- a CDS encoding SNF2-related protein — protein sequence MHDKIKNYLTKKIFLHNPLLFFYALNHPASKKKIKPFIHQIHLLHNSMLLRPVRFLIADEIGLGKTIESLAITRYLELKHGIRRVLVLTPKILREQWESEIGRVGGVPRIIKDGNDVAILKIIYNITILRSIL from the coding sequence TTGCATGATAAAATAAAAAACTATCTCACAAAAAAGATATTTTTGCACAATCCCTTACTATTCTTCTATGCTTTAAACCATCCAGCATCAAAAAAGAAGATAAAGCCATTTATACATCAAATCCATCTTTTACATAATTCAATGCTTCTCCGTCCAGTCCGTTTTTTAATTGCAGATGAGATAGGTTTGGGTAAAACAATAGAATCTCTTGCAATAACAAGATATTTAGAGCTAAAACATGGAATAAGAAGGGTTTTAGTTTTAACTCCAAAGATTTTAAGAGAACAGTGGGAATCTGAAATAGGGAGAGTTGGAGGAGTCCCAAGGATTATTAAGGATGGGAATGATGTGGCAATATTAAAAATTATATACAATATTACGATTCTGCGGTCTATATTATAA